One stretch of Deltaproteobacteria bacterium CG2_30_66_27 DNA includes these proteins:
- a CDS encoding trehalose-phosphatase gives MNYMLGERSLWVFDFDGTLSSIVPDRNEARLHRECERMLRFLARSPWNRVAVLSSRTLDDIVSGVPIPGVFVGGASGLEWRLSRGRRIGPGPVSEALLAARRRAVFPLIEEIASIPGVEIEDKRWSGAIHYLNASPRFFRRRVTLLQRLRNRKGIKGYRGPEVVEVQMVGGGGKSAGVRRLCRLADRAPSRERLVYAGDDENDAVAIRWVVSNGGVGIVVGSRITVPQAIHVEGPSGLARAVRELEEIAPERSTAKAGGGAA, from the coding sequence GTGAACTACATGCTTGGGGAACGTTCCCTCTGGGTGTTCGATTTCGACGGGACCCTCTCTTCGATCGTTCCCGACCGGAACGAGGCGCGCCTTCACCGGGAATGCGAGAGGATGCTCCGGTTTCTCGCCCGTAGTCCCTGGAACCGGGTGGCGGTTCTGTCGAGCCGCACGCTCGACGACATCGTGTCGGGGGTGCCGATCCCCGGGGTGTTCGTCGGCGGGGCCAGCGGGCTGGAGTGGCGGCTCTCCCGGGGGCGCCGGATCGGCCCGGGCCCCGTCTCAGAAGCGCTTCTGGCGGCGAGACGGCGGGCCGTTTTCCCCCTCATCGAGGAGATCGCCTCCATCCCCGGCGTGGAGATCGAGGACAAGCGGTGGTCCGGCGCGATCCACTACCTGAACGCCTCGCCGCGTTTTTTCCGCAGGAGAGTCACCCTTCTCCAGCGCTTGAGAAACCGGAAGGGCATCAAGGGATACCGGGGCCCGGAGGTCGTGGAGGTGCAGATGGTGGGGGGTGGAGGGAAGTCCGCCGGGGTGCGCAGGTTGTGCCGACTTGCCGACCGGGCCCCTTCCAGGGAGCGACTCGTATACGCGGGCGACGATGAAAACGACGCCGTCGCAATCCGGTGGGTCGTGTCGAACGGCGGCGTCGGGATCGTCGTGGGGAGCCGAATCACCGTCCCCCAGGCGATACACGTGGAGGGCCCCTCCGGACTCGCGCGGGCCGTAAGGGAACTCGAGGAGATCGCCCCGGAACGGAGTACGGCGAAGGCCGGGGGGGGAGCGGCATGA